A part of Tardiphaga sp. vice304 genomic DNA contains:
- the istB gene encoding IS21-like element helper ATPase IstB, with protein MNATVKIDAARVELLLSELRLPGIKLIWAALAETADKEGWPAARFLAALAEQEMVERNRRRFERHLDEARLPPGKTLAAFDFDAVPMISKAQVQALAAGDAWLDKGANLLCFGPPGGGKSHLAAALGMSLIENGWRVLFTRTTDLVQKLQIARRDLTLEAAIAKLDKYHLLILDDLAYVTKDQAETSVLFELISARYERRSMLITANQPFGEWGKIFPDQAMTLAAIDRLVHHATILEMNVDSYRRKEALDKARGAGRPPTRATIKASS; from the coding sequence ATGAACGCGACCGTCAAGATCGACGCCGCCCGTGTCGAATTGCTGCTCAGCGAACTGCGTCTGCCCGGCATCAAGCTGATCTGGGCCGCCCTGGCGGAAACCGCCGATAAGGAAGGCTGGCCCGCCGCCCGCTTCCTGGCGGCCCTGGCTGAACAGGAGATGGTGGAGCGAAACCGTCGTCGCTTCGAGCGTCATCTGGATGAAGCCCGCCTGCCGCCGGGCAAGACCCTCGCTGCATTCGACTTCGATGCCGTGCCGATGATCTCAAAGGCGCAGGTGCAGGCTCTCGCCGCCGGTGACGCCTGGCTCGACAAGGGCGCCAATCTGTTGTGTTTTGGTCCCCCTGGCGGCGGCAAATCGCATCTGGCAGCGGCGCTCGGCATGTCCCTGATCGAAAACGGTTGGCGCGTGTTGTTCACCAGAACCACCGATCTCGTGCAAAAGCTCCAGATCGCGCGCCGCGATCTCACGCTTGAAGCGGCGATCGCCAAACTCGACAAATATCACCTGCTGATCCTCGACGATCTGGCCTATGTGACCAAGGATCAAGCGGAGACCAGCGTTCTGTTCGAGTTGATCAGCGCTCGCTACGAACGCCGCTCGATGCTGATCACCGCCAATCAGCCATTCGGTGAATGGGGAAAAATCTTCCCGGATCAAGCTATGACCCTCGCGGCGATCGACCGCCTCGTCCATCACGCCACGATCCTCGAAATGAATGTCGACAGCTATCGCCGGAAAGAGGCTCTCGACAAGGCTCGTGGAGCCGGACGACCGCCAACGCGCGCGACAATCAAAGCGTCATCCTGA
- a CDS encoding transposase domain-containing protein encodes MSRYSYLTDVLARIANGHPNRDIDALLPWAYRTQELRAVA; translated from the coding sequence TTGTCGCGCTACAGTTATCTCACAGATGTTCTAGCAAGGATCGCCAACGGTCACCCCAACCGCGATATCGACGCGCTATTGCCGTGGGCTTACCGAACGCAAGAACTCAGAGCCGTGGCCTGA
- a CDS encoding IS5 family transposase — protein MVWTEITRRHYRRASLRYESDTTDAEWFVMEPLLPPASALGRPRATDMRTVMDAILYIASTGCQWRQLPKDFPPYSTVQGYFYAWSRGGLFASLNYTLVMASREAAGREASPTAGVIDSQSVKTTESGGPRGYDAGKKIKGRKRHIVTDTQGNLVGLVVHEASIQDRDGAPCVLASIRYRYPWLRHIFADGGYAGDKLRQALKRIGNWTIEIIKRSDREQGFEILPRRWVVERTFGWLGRCRRLAKDFETTIASAVAWAFVAHIRVLIRRLAKA, from the coding sequence ATGGTCTGGACTGAAATCACCCGCCGACACTATAGGCGGGCGAGCTTGCGATATGAAAGCGATACGACGGATGCCGAGTGGTTTGTGATGGAGCCGCTTCTGCCGCCTGCTTCGGCGCTCGGTCGCCCGCGTGCGACAGATATGCGAACGGTGATGGATGCGATCCTGTATATTGCGTCGACCGGCTGCCAATGGCGGCAGTTGCCCAAGGATTTCCCGCCCTACTCGACGGTGCAGGGCTATTTCTACGCGTGGTCGCGCGGCGGACTGTTTGCGTCGCTGAACTACACGCTCGTGATGGCCTCGCGCGAGGCGGCTGGCCGAGAGGCGAGCCCAACGGCCGGAGTGATTGACAGCCAGTCGGTGAAAACCACGGAAAGCGGCGGCCCCCGGGGCTATGATGCAGGTAAGAAAATCAAGGGCCGCAAGCGCCACATCGTCACCGACACGCAAGGAAACTTGGTCGGGCTGGTCGTGCACGAAGCCAGCATTCAGGACCGTGATGGTGCCCCGTGCGTTCTTGCTTCGATACGTTATCGCTATCCGTGGCTGCGCCATATTTTTGCCGATGGTGGCTATGCCGGAGATAAGCTGCGTCAAGCTTTGAAGCGCATCGGCAATTGGACGATAGAAATCATAAAACGATCCGACAGGGAGCAGGGCTTCGAAATCCTACCGCGCCGATGGGTCGTCGAACGAACGTTCGGATGGCTCGGTCGCTGCCGCAGATTGGCAAAGGACTTCGAGACCACAATCGCCAGCGCCGTTGCCTGGGCGTTCGTCGCTCACATTCGCGTCCTTATAAGACGGCTTGCAAAAGCATGA
- a CDS encoding endonuclease/exonuclease/phosphatase family protein — protein sequence MKTIRIMTWNVHGTFNLNPDFDLEGVCSIIQKWSPDVVALQEIDSRGRKDNVFARLADAVGEHRVEARSIQTEDGDYGQVLLSRWPFAGAPEVTDVSYQEREPRRAIAATIRFPIGDVTVVATHLGLSIHERYAQAQALAALVVAPRTLVIGDFNDWFWVKSVGRGLASRCPVRTRLRTFPSRFPILRLDRIYSTRNGTIVKAWTDRDARAYSDHLPVLADIAFEDAPMAASDFQEVRV from the coding sequence ATGAAGACCATCCGCATCATGACGTGGAACGTGCACGGCACGTTCAATCTCAATCCGGATTTCGACCTGGAAGGCGTCTGCTCAATAATTCAAAAGTGGTCGCCCGATGTGGTCGCCCTGCAGGAAATTGACTCGCGCGGACGCAAGGACAATGTGTTCGCCCGGCTGGCGGACGCGGTCGGCGAACATCGCGTCGAAGCTCGATCAATCCAGACGGAAGACGGCGACTACGGGCAGGTGCTGCTTAGTCGTTGGCCGTTCGCGGGCGCGCCGGAAGTGACCGACGTATCTTATCAGGAAAGAGAACCGCGCCGCGCCATTGCAGCCACGATACGGTTCCCGATCGGCGATGTGACGGTAGTGGCGACTCATCTTGGCCTCAGCATCCATGAACGCTACGCGCAAGCGCAGGCGCTTGCGGCGCTGGTCGTTGCGCCGCGTACCCTCGTGATCGGCGACTTTAATGACTGGTTTTGGGTCAAGTCCGTCGGGCGGGGGCTGGCTTCCCGCTGCCCGGTGCGAACGCGGTTGCGGACGTTCCCGTCGCGCTTTCCCATCCTTCGGCTTGACCGCATCTACTCAACGCGAAACGGAACGATCGTGAAGGCGTGGACCGACCGCGACGCTCGGGCATATTCGGACCATCTGCCAGTGCTTGCGGATATTGCCTTTGAAGATGCGCCGATGGCGGCGAGTGATTTTCAAGAGGTGCGCGTGTAA
- a CDS encoding VTT domain-containing protein, translated as MLNDAAEYFGALRDTLLLAEWQVYIIGWDIHSKTRLVGPSGRAADGLPIELGAFLSELLKVKPMLRINILIWDFAALYAVEREWHSADKFTVESDDRIQFCMDASLPLGSSEHQKIVVIDHVVAFVGGLDLTIRRWDTSEHLAAHPLRHDPDGKAYPPFHDVQCMVEGEAAAALGEIATARWATAGRASKGCETVECERWPASVLAGARQVQTGIARTELRTASQGGIDEVARLFEASIGSASRFIYIENQFISATKIAEALAQRMVDVPSLHVLIVTPKAHLSWLESRAMQGGRGGFIGPFVTAGVAGRLRILYPSVHDHGLSAAVMVHSKVMIVDDRFLRIGSANLNNRSMGADTECDLAFEATTVEHRNFISSLRRRLIGHFCGVTEVELAGHEDDLLGFVDFHAQNGAGRALLPIDCERTPAGAVTGIIQPIADPKQPLDLERAARRMWNGRTLLAVCGTVVALAGLALAWRMTSLSDYTDIGYVASFISQHSHSAWAPLLAVMVFVLGGLIVFPVIVIVAATAVALGPWMGAISATAGVLASALVLFLIGRFLGHRRLQSLLGARALRVQDRITGKGVVAVAMIRMVPVAPFSLVNMLAGASQLRLSDFLLGTVLGMAPGIVTMAALGAQIADFAKNSSWSTAVPLGLIVLLWIAICLAVQFIVTWWSGRRT; from the coding sequence GTGCTCAACGACGCTGCCGAATACTTCGGCGCTTTGAGAGATACGCTGCTGCTTGCCGAGTGGCAGGTATATATCATCGGTTGGGACATCCACAGTAAAACGCGGCTGGTCGGACCATCCGGCCGGGCGGCCGACGGGTTGCCGATCGAGCTTGGCGCTTTCCTGTCTGAATTGCTCAAGGTCAAACCGATGCTCCGGATTAATATTCTGATCTGGGATTTTGCGGCATTATATGCAGTCGAACGAGAATGGCATTCCGCCGACAAGTTTACGGTAGAAAGTGACGATCGAATCCAATTTTGCATGGACGCCAGCCTCCCGCTCGGATCGTCCGAACATCAAAAGATCGTGGTGATCGACCACGTAGTTGCCTTTGTTGGCGGGCTCGACCTGACAATCCGACGCTGGGACACCAGTGAACATCTCGCCGCGCATCCGCTTCGTCACGACCCTGACGGCAAAGCCTACCCACCGTTTCATGACGTGCAATGCATGGTAGAGGGCGAGGCCGCAGCGGCGCTCGGCGAGATAGCGACAGCGCGATGGGCAACGGCCGGTCGCGCTTCGAAAGGTTGCGAAACTGTCGAGTGCGAACGCTGGCCTGCATCCGTGTTAGCAGGGGCAAGGCAGGTACAGACCGGTATCGCACGGACTGAATTGAGAACGGCATCGCAAGGCGGGATCGATGAAGTGGCTCGACTCTTCGAGGCGTCAATCGGCTCGGCAAGCCGCTTTATCTATATCGAGAACCAATTTATCAGCGCTACCAAGATCGCGGAGGCGCTGGCGCAGCGGATGGTCGACGTGCCGTCACTGCACGTGCTCATCGTAACGCCGAAGGCACATCTATCATGGCTGGAGTCACGTGCGATGCAGGGCGGCCGAGGCGGCTTCATCGGCCCGTTCGTTACGGCCGGCGTCGCTGGTCGACTGCGCATTCTCTATCCTTCGGTGCATGACCATGGATTGTCGGCCGCGGTGATGGTTCACAGCAAGGTCATGATCGTCGATGACCGATTTTTGCGGATCGGCTCCGCCAACCTCAACAATCGGTCGATGGGCGCGGATACCGAATGCGACCTGGCGTTTGAGGCCACCACGGTCGAACACCGGAACTTCATTTCCAGCTTGCGGCGCCGGCTGATCGGACATTTCTGCGGGGTGACTGAGGTCGAATTAGCAGGCCATGAAGACGATCTGCTTGGCTTCGTCGATTTCCATGCGCAGAACGGCGCGGGCCGGGCGTTGCTGCCGATCGATTGCGAGAGGACGCCTGCGGGGGCAGTGACCGGGATCATCCAGCCGATCGCCGATCCGAAACAGCCGCTTGATCTGGAGCGCGCGGCGCGGCGGATGTGGAATGGTCGGACACTTCTAGCGGTCTGCGGGACTGTTGTTGCGCTGGCTGGCCTCGCCTTGGCGTGGCGCATGACCTCACTGAGCGATTACACGGATATTGGCTACGTTGCGTCGTTCATCTCACAACATTCGCATTCGGCATGGGCGCCGCTGTTGGCGGTCATGGTCTTCGTGCTGGGAGGGCTGATCGTATTTCCGGTGATCGTCATTGTTGCCGCGACGGCGGTGGCGCTAGGCCCCTGGATGGGCGCGATCAGCGCTACGGCTGGCGTCCTGGCAAGCGCGCTTGTGCTGTTCCTAATCGGCCGTTTTCTCGGCCATCGGCGGCTACAATCGCTGCTCGGCGCGCGCGCCCTGCGCGTCCAAGACCGCATCACCGGCAAGGGCGTCGTTGCCGTGGCGATGATCCGGATGGTGCCGGTGGCGCCGTTCTCGCTTGTCAACATGCTGGCTGGCGCAAGCCAGTTGCGTCTATCAGATTTTCTACTCGGAACGGTGCTTGGCATGGCGCCCGGCATCGTCACCATGGCAGCACTTGGTGCCCAGATTGCTGATTTTGCCAAAAACAGCTCATGGTCGACCGCGGTGCCGCTCGGCCTCATCGTTCTGCTGTGGATTGCGATCTGTCTCGCGGTTCAGTTCATAGTGACATGGTGGAGCGGACGCCGAACGTGA
- the istA gene encoding IS21 family transposase, with protein sequence MAGRHVTDQQMRLFMSLRRNHSPAVAAAKAGFSTSAAYRYEKDPRLPTQKKARRARRRADPFIDVWENEVLPILRAAPGLRPIAVFEELCRRHPELGSGTRRTLERRIRAWRAVNGPDREVIFRQEHPPGRMGLSDFTEVADLGVTIAGQLLDCRLYHFRLPFSGFEHAHVVLGGESFVALAEGLQNALWSLGGVPEQHRSDSLSAAFRNLGADAKEDLTTRYEAFCGHYGMTPTRNNPGVSHENGSIESAHGHLKRALADALLLRASRDFDDLAAWRGFVDEIVGRGNARNAKRIDQERTALKKLPVRKTADYEEVNVDVTTSSAFTLRKVFYSVPSRLIGHRLRVRLYDDRLECFQGATHIITLRRGRTQPNGKHGHVIDYRHVIHSLRRKPMALLNLVYRDQLFPRRVYARAFDALLAGIGERPACRAMVGLLALAHERACEAELGAVLQATLDDGILPDLKALIERFRPKGMALPVVVVTLPSLAIYDQIAAAVGEAA encoded by the coding sequence TTGGCCGGCCGGCATGTCACCGATCAACAAATGAGGCTTTTCATGAGCTTGCGTCGCAACCATTCGCCAGCCGTCGCCGCTGCAAAGGCTGGTTTCAGCACCTCCGCCGCCTACCGATACGAGAAGGATCCCCGACTTCCGACCCAGAAGAAGGCGCGCCGCGCACGCCGTCGAGCCGATCCGTTCATCGACGTTTGGGAGAACGAAGTTCTGCCGATACTGAGGGCCGCCCCCGGATTGCGGCCGATCGCCGTGTTCGAGGAACTATGCCGGCGGCATCCGGAACTGGGTTCTGGAACGCGGCGGACGCTCGAGCGGCGCATTCGGGCATGGCGGGCGGTGAACGGGCCGGATCGGGAGGTGATCTTCCGTCAGGAACATCCGCCGGGTCGCATGGGGTTGTCGGACTTCACCGAGGTCGCCGATCTCGGCGTCACCATTGCGGGCCAGTTGCTGGACTGCCGGCTCTATCACTTCCGGCTGCCTTTCTCCGGCTTCGAACACGCCCACGTCGTGCTCGGTGGCGAAAGCTTTGTCGCGCTGGCGGAAGGCTTGCAGAACGCGCTGTGGTCGCTGGGCGGGGTTCCGGAGCAGCACCGCAGCGACAGCCTGTCGGCCGCGTTCCGCAATCTCGGAGCCGATGCCAAGGAGGATTTGACGACGCGCTATGAGGCGTTCTGCGGCCATTACGGCATGACGCCGACCCGCAACAATCCCGGCGTATCGCATGAGAACGGCTCGATCGAAAGTGCGCATGGCCATCTCAAGAGAGCGCTGGCCGATGCCCTGCTGCTGCGTGCCTCACGCGACTTCGACGATCTTGCGGCCTGGCGGGGTTTTGTCGACGAGATCGTTGGCCGCGGCAACGCGCGCAATGCCAAGCGTATCGATCAGGAGCGGACGGCGCTGAAGAAACTGCCGGTGCGCAAGACCGCCGATTATGAGGAGGTCAACGTCGACGTCACGACCTCCAGCGCCTTCACGTTGCGCAAGGTGTTTTACTCGGTCCCATCCCGCCTGATCGGTCACCGGCTGCGCGTACGTCTTTATGACGACCGGCTCGAATGCTTCCAGGGCGCCACGCACATCATCACCTTGCGACGCGGGCGAACCCAGCCCAACGGCAAACACGGCCACGTCATCGACTATCGCCATGTCATCCATTCGCTGCGCCGCAAACCGATGGCGCTGCTCAATCTGGTCTATCGCGACCAGTTGTTCCCCCGCCGCGTCTACGCCCGTGCGTTCGACGCCTTGCTCGCCGGCATTGGCGAAAGACCAGCCTGCCGTGCCATGGTCGGGCTTCTGGCGCTCGCACATGAACGGGCCTGCGAGGCGGAGCTCGGTGCCGTGCTGCAAGCCACGCTCGACGACGGCATCCTGCCGGATCTCAAGGCGCTGATCGAACGCTTCCGACCGAAGGGCATGGCACTACCGGTCGTCGTCGTCACGCTGCCCTCGCTCGCTATCTACGACCAGATTGCCGCGGCTGTGGGAGAAGCCGCATGA
- the tnpA gene encoding IS66-like element accessory protein TnpA, which translates to MDTVDSAITKPVRRLEVFTGAGRRRTWSDEDKTRVVAEIETSGDSVSGVARRHGLSPQQLFGLRRQVREAQAVVSQDDEPRFVPAVVDAAPSDTAGRRQRKTKRRHWDEPLAGTIEVAIDGVTVRIGAGAPADTIAAVLRALKAGA; encoded by the coding sequence ATGGACACAGTGGATAGTGCTATCACCAAGCCGGTTCGCCGGCTTGAGGTGTTCACCGGCGCGGGTCGCCGGCGGACGTGGAGCGACGAGGACAAGACGCGGGTGGTCGCGGAGATCGAGACCAGTGGCGATTCTGTTTCCGGCGTGGCTCGGCGGCATGGATTGTCGCCGCAGCAATTGTTCGGCTTGCGCCGGCAAGTCAGAGAAGCTCAGGCGGTCGTTTCCCAGGATGATGAACCGCGGTTTGTCCCGGCGGTGGTTGATGCGGCACCGTCCGACACGGCGGGCCGTCGGCAGCGCAAGACCAAGCGTCGACATTGGGACGAACCACTTGCAGGAACGATCGAGGTTGCGATCGACGGCGTGACGGTGCGCATCGGCGCGGGCGCCCCGGCGGACACGATCGCCGCGGTGTTGCGGGCGCTGAAAGCTGGCGCGTGA
- the tnpB gene encoding IS66 family insertion sequence element accessory protein TnpB (TnpB, as the term is used for proteins encoded by IS66 family insertion elements, is considered an accessory protein, since TnpC, encoded by a neighboring gene, is a DDE family transposase.), translated as MIGPTGAVRVMVATRPVDFRKGADGLAALVRESMAADPFSGAVYVFRAKRADRIKLVYWDGTGLCLFAKRLEDGIFRWPKIEDGVIHLSAAQLSALLEGLDWRRVHTARETVTPAQPG; from the coding sequence GTGATCGGCCCGACCGGCGCGGTCCGCGTCATGGTAGCGACCAGGCCTGTGGACTTCCGCAAGGGCGCCGATGGATTGGCGGCACTGGTGCGCGAGAGCATGGCGGCGGATCCGTTCTCCGGCGCGGTCTACGTGTTCCGCGCCAAGCGCGCGGATCGGATCAAGCTGGTGTATTGGGACGGCACGGGTCTGTGCCTGTTCGCCAAGCGGCTGGAGGATGGCATCTTCCGCTGGCCGAAGATCGAAGACGGCGTGATCCATTTGTCGGCCGCGCAATTGTCGGCGCTGCTCGAAGGGCTGGATTGGCGGCGTGTCCACACGGCGCGCGAGACGGTGACGCCGGCGCAGCCTGGCTGA